The stretch of DNA TCCTCAATGCTTCCAAATTTCGAGTACATTGTCAGTAGTGAGCTACCTACAGAAGGTTCTGTGTACAATCCAATTTTTGTGATGTAGGCATGAACTTGAGCTCCCAGAGATGATTCGTCTGAAAGAGCAGTGGCTTTAAGAATGGATGAAACTGCAAAGGAATCCATGGTAAAACCAGACATGACCATATCACGAAATAAGAGAAAGCCATCCTGGATTAACCCGTGTTGTGAATATCCTGAAATTAAAGATGAACATGACACTGGATCCAGTTCTGGGAGCCTATCATAGACCTGTCTAGCCAACTTTAGTGAGCCACATTTTGAATACGTGTTTACTAGCGCAGAACCGAGAGGCATTCCATTGTCGATTCCAGCTCTTAGTGTGTACCCATGTATCTCTTTACCTCTTGGCAGAGAAGGAAGTGAAGAACACACAGTTAGAACAGCAGCTAGAGTGCTCTCATCAGGGCTTGTTCCATCATCCAACATCTCGCGGAATAGTCCGACAGCTTCTCTTAGATAACCGTACTCATTGAAACCAGAAATCATGGAAGCCCAGCAAGCATTGTCTTTGAAAGGTATCTCCTGGAATAATTTGTATGATTCTTCCAAACTACCACATTTGGAGTACATTGTAAAAAGAGAACTTCCAACAGTGAGATCAAGAACTAACCCACTTTTAAGAGTGTAACTGTGAACCTGCTTACCTAAATTCAAACAATCTAATACACTAATCAAACTGCATACACTAAACTCATCGGGTCTCAAACCTTCCTGAAGCATTCTAGTAAACAGTCTTATTGCTTTACTAGGCTTCTTATTTTGCGAAAATGAAGTGACCATTACGTTTACTATACTTTGCCTCTGAAAATCGTCCAAATCCTCAAACACCCGCTCGGAGAGATCAATATCTCCACTCTTTGAGTACATACTGATCAAGGCGGCAGACACTGAGGAATCGAGAGAGAAACCACTCTGAAAGACCCAAGCATGTACCTGGCTTGCTTCACAGAACATAGAAGGTCTACCACAAGCAGAAATCACACTAGTTACAGTGCAGCTGTTGATCTCAACGCATGAGTGTCTCATTTCCTTGAATATTTCAAGAGCAGAGATAGCATCATTACTCTTTGTGTAACCAGACAGCATTACTGTCCAAGAGACAACACTAGGGTTGGGGATTAGGGAGAACACTTCCCTAGCTTCAGCCATATGCCCAGATTTGGCATATAAATCAACAATTGCAGTACAAACAAATACATCTTCTGCTCCACATTTAATCACCCGACCTTGAACTGCTTTCCCAAACATAAGTTCCTCAAGGGAAGCACACGCAGCCAAAACACTGGAGTATGTATAGCTATCAGGTCTCTGAAACCCAACACACATTTCATGGAAAAGATCAAATACAGCACCATAGTTTTGGTTTCTCAGTGCCCCAGCTATGATAGTGTTCCAACAATACACATTAGCAGATAAAGTGTCACGGAACACCTTAAAAGCATCCTCAAACCTGAGATTCTTCGAGAATGCATCTATCAAAGCCGATTGAACAACTTCATACAAGAAATAACCAATCTTTATAGTATGACAACACACAAGCTCACTGAACAGAGGAGCCTGAAGAGCACTAGAAGCCGAAATCACAGACCCATAACTAATCTCATTAGCCTCAAAACCTAAAGAATGAATCTTAGAGAAAAATCTCAATGATTCTTCAAACATTCGATGCTGTTTGTAACCAGAGATCATAATAttacaagaaacaacatctgGTTGAGGAATTGTATCGAACAACTTAGCTGCGTCAACCATCGAACCGGAGTTTGAGTACCAACTGAGCAAAGATTTGGTAAGGAACACATCAAAAGGTAAAAGATATCGTCTAAGCAAATGGGTTTGCAGAACTTTAGTTGTTCTGAGGGTACAAAGCCTTGAATTTGATCGATCATTGAAGAATTGAAAAgggttaaaagaagaagaagaagtacaaTCTTTGCTGGGAAGTGAAAACTGGTTTTGGAAATTGGTAAGGGAAGATAGTAATCTTAAGGAAGATGNNNNNNNNNNNNNNNNNNNNNNNNNNNNNNNNNNNNNNNNNNNNNNNNNNNNNNNNNNNNNNNNNNNNNNNNNNNNNNNNNNNNNNNNNNNNNNNNNNNNNNNNNNNNNNNNNNNNNNNNNNNNNNNNNNNNNNNNNNNNNNNNNNNNNNNNNNNNNNNNNNNNNNNNNNNNNNNNNNNNNNNNNNNNNNNNNNNNNNNNNNNNNNNNNNNNNNNNNNNNNNNNNNNNNNNNNNNNNNNNNNNNNNNNNNNNNNNNNNNNNNNNNNNNNNNNNNNNNNNNNNNNNNNNNNNNNNNNNNNNNNNNNNNNNNNNNNNNNNNNNNNNNNNNNNNNNNNNNNNNNNNNNNNNNNNNNNNNNNNNNNNNNNNNNNNNNNNNNNNNNNNNNNNNNNNNNNNNNNNNNNNNNNNNNNNNNNNNNNNNNNNNNNNNNNNNNNNNNNNNNNNNNNNNNNNNNNNNNNNNNNNNNNNNNNNNNNNNNNNNNNNNNNNNNNNNNNNNNNNNNNNNNNNNNNNNNNNNNNNNNNNNNNNNNNNNNNNNNNNNNNNNNNNNNNNNNNNNNNNNNNNNNNNNNNNNNNNNNNNNNNNNNNNNNNNNNNNNNNNNNNNNNNNNNNNNNNNNNNNNNNNNNNNNNNNNNNNNNNNNNNNNNNNNNNNNNNNNNNNNNNNNNNNNNNNNNNNNNNNNNNNNNNNNNNNNNNNNNNNNNNNNNNNNNNNNNNNNNNNNNNNNNNNNNNNNNNNNNNNNNNNNNNNNNNNNNNNNNNNNNNNNNNNNNNNNNNNNNNNNNNNNNNNNNNNNNNNNNNNNNNNNNNNNNNNNNNNNNNNNNNNNNNNNNNNNNNNNNNNNNNNNNNNNNNNNNNNNNNNNNNNNNNNNNNNNNNNNNNNNNNNNNNNNNNNNNNNNNNNNNNNNNNNNNNNNNNNNNNNNNNNNNNNNNNNNNNNNNNNNNNNNNNNNNNNNNNNNNNNNNNNNNNNNNNNNNNNNNNNNNNNNNNNNNNNNNNNNNNNNNNNNNNNNNNNNNNNNNNNNNNNNNNNNNNNNNNNNNNNNNNNNNNNNNNNNNNNNNNNNNNNNNNNNNNNNNNNNNNNNNNNNNNNNNNNNNNNNNNNNNNNNNNNNNNNNNNNNNNNNNNNNNNNNNNNNNNNNNNNNNNNNNNNNNNNNNNNNNNNNNNNNNNNNNNNNNNNNNNNNNNNNNNNNNNNNNNNNNNNNNNNNNNNNNNNNNNNNNNNNNNNNNNNNNNNNNNNNNNNNNNNNNNNNNNNNNNNNNNNNNNNNNNNNNNNNNNNNNNNNNNNNNNNNNNNNNNNNNNNNNNNNNNNNNNNNNNNNNNNNNNNNNNNNNNNNNNNNNNNNNNNNNNNNNNNNNNNNNNNNNNNNNNNNNNNNNNNNNNNNNNNNNNNNNNNNNNNNNNNNNNNNNNNNNNNNNNNNNNNNNNNNNNNNNNNNNNNNNNNNNNNNNNNNNNNNNNNNNNNNNNNNNNNNNNNNNNNNNNNNNNNNNNNNNNNNNNNNNNNNNNNNNNNNNNNNNNNNNNNNNNNNNNNNNNNNNNNNNNNNNNNNNNNNNNNNNNNNNNNNNNNNNNNNNNNNNNNNNNNNNNNNNNNNNNNNNNNNNNNNNNNNNNNNNNNNNNNNNNNNNNNNNNNNNNNNNNNNNNNNNNNNNNNNNNNNNNNNNNNNNNNNNNNNNNNNNNNNNNNNNNNNNNNNNNNNNNNNNNNNNNNNNNNNNNNNNNNNNNNNNNNNNNNNNNNNNNNNNNNNNNNNNNNNNNNNNNNNNNNNNNNNNNNNNNNNNNNNNNNNNNNNNNNNNNNNNNNNNNNNNNNNNNNNNNNNNNNNNNNNNNNNNNNNNNNNNNNNNNNNNNNNNNNNNNNNNNNNNNNNNNNNNNNNNNNNNNNNNNNNNNNNNNNNNNNNNNNNNNNNNNNNNNNNNNNNNNNNNNNNNNNNNNNNNNNNNNNNNNNNNNNNNNNNNNNNNNNNNNNNNNNNNNNNNNNNNNNNNNNNNNNNNNNNNNNNNNNNNNNNNNNNNNNNNNNNNNNNNNNNNNNNNNNNNNNNNNNNNNNNNNNNNNNNNNNNNNNNNNNNNNNNNNNNNNNNNNNNNNNNNNNNNNNNNNNNNNNNNNNNNNNNNNNNNNNNNNNNNNNNNNNNNNNNNNNNNNNNNNNNNNNNNNNNNNNNNNNNNNNNNNNNNNNNNNNNNNNNNNNNNNNNNNNNNNNNNNNNNNNNNNNNNNNNNNNNNNNNNNNNNNNNNNNNNNNNNNNNNNNNNNNNNNNNNNNNNNNNNNNNNNNNNNNNNNNNNNNNNNNNNNNNNNNNNNNNNNNNNNNNNNNNNNNNNNNNNNNNNNNNNNNNNNNNNNNNNNNNNNNNNNNNNNNNNNNNNNNNNNNNNNNNNNNNNNNNNNNNNNNNNNNNNNNNNNNNNNNNNNNNNNNNNNNNNNNNNNNNNNNNNNNNNNNNNNNNNNNNNNNNNNNNNNNNNNNNNNNNNNNNNNNNNNNNNNNNNNNNNNNNNNNNNNNNNNNNNNNNNNNNNNNNNNNNNNNNNNNNNNNNNNNNNTCTGAAACCCAACACACATTTCATGGAAAAGATCAAATACAGCACCATAGTTTTGGTTTCTCAGTGCCCCAGCTATGATAGTGTTCCAACAAT from Camelina sativa cultivar DH55 chromosome 9, Cs, whole genome shotgun sequence encodes:
- the LOC104713100 gene encoding pentatricopeptide repeat-containing protein At1g74600, chloroplastic, coding for MVDAAKLFDTIPQPDVVSCNIMISGYKQHRMFEESLRFFSKIHSLGFEANEISYGSVISASSALQAPLFSELVCCHTIKIGYFLYEVVQSALIDAFSKNLRFEDAFKVFRDTLSANVYCWNTIIAGALRNQNYGAVFDLFHEIWYSNSGSMVDAAKLFDTIPQPDVVSCNIMISGYKQHRMFEESLRFFSKIHSLGFEANEISYGSVISASSALQAPLFSELVCCHTIKIGYFLYEVVQSALIDAFSKNLRFEDAFKVFRDTLSANVYCWNTIIAGALRNQNYGAVFDLFHEMCVGFQRPDSYTYSSVLAACASLEELMFGKAVQGRVIKCGAEDVFVCTAIVDLYAKSGHMAEAREVFSLIPNPSVVSWTVMLSGYTKSNDAISALEIFKEMRHSCVEINSCTVTSVISACGRPSMFCEASQVHAWVFQSGFSLDSSVSAALISMYSKSGDIDLSERVFEDLDDFQRQSIVNVMVTSFSQNKKPSKAIRLFTRMLQEGLRPDEFSVCSLISVLDCLNLGKQVHSYTLKSGLVLDLTVGSSLFTMYSKCGSLEESYKLFQEIPFKDNACWASMISGFNEYGYLREAVGLFREMLDDGTSPDESTLAAVLTVCSSLPSLPRGKEIHGYTLRAGIDNGMPLGSALVNTYSKCGSLKLARQVYDRLPELDPVSCSSLISGYSQHGLIQDGFLLFRDMVMSGFTMDSFAVSSILKATALSDESSLGAQVHAYITKIGLYTEPSVGSSLLTMYSKFGSIEDCCKAFSQINGPDLIAWTALIASFAQHGKASEALQVYNLMKEKGFKPDKVTFVGVLSACSHGGLVEEGYFHLNSMVKEYGIDPENRHYVCMVDALGRSGRLREAESFINSMPIKPDALVWGTLLAACKLYGDVELGKRAAKMAIELEPSDAGAYISLSNILAEVGEWDEVEETRKLMRGIGVQKEPGRSSV